A genomic region of Arachis stenosperma cultivar V10309 chromosome 9, arast.V10309.gnm1.PFL2, whole genome shotgun sequence contains the following coding sequences:
- the LOC130947377 gene encoding gibberellin-regulated protein 2-like, translating to MASTRTTTLVLFIICLIFIQELEIHGLEIHGENQDMAAAHQHIDCGGKCGYRCSKAGRPKMCMRACKTCCQRCNCVPPGTAGNQNACPCYASLTTHGGKLKCP from the exons ATGGCATCCACCAGAACTACCACACTAGTGTTGTTCATTATCTGTTTGATCTTTATACAAGAG TTGGAGATCCATGGATTGGAGATCCATGGTGAAAATCAGGACATGGCAGCAGCTCACCAACATATAG ATTGTGGTGGAAAGTGCGGGTACAGATGTAGTAAGGCAGGTAGGCCAAAAATGTGCATGAGGGCATGCAAGACGTGCTGCCAGAGGTGTAATTGCGTGCCACCTGGCACCGCCGGCAACCAAAACGCCTGTCCTTGTTACGCCTCTCTCACCACCCATGGAGGAAAACTGAAGTGCCCTTGA